TATACAAGTGCCGAATTAAAAAATACAAAAATTTATAATAATCAACTAGAAAAAATTATAAATTCACAAGAAAAAGAGTTAAAAGATATAAATCAACAACTAGTTGATATAGAAAAAACTCAAAAAAATATTTTTCCTCTTATGATAAAAATGGTTGAAAGTTTAAAACAACTAGTAAAAATGGATACACCTTTTCTAATAGAAGAAAGAACAAATAGAATAGAGAAACTAGAAGCAGCACTAAGTAAATCAGATATTAAAACTGCTGAAAAATATAGAATTATTCTAGAAGCATTTAAAATTGAGTATGACTATGCAAATAGTATAGAAACATATCAAGATAAAATCAATAGCAAAACATTTAATTTCTTAAGAGTTGGAAGAACTGCTTTATACTACCAAAGTCTAGATTTAAAAGATTATGGATATTGGGATAAAAGTAAAAAAACATGGGTAGAAATTGATGATAGTAGTGCTAAATCAAATATAAGAAAAGCTATAAAAATTGCAAAAAAACAACAAAATGTAGATTTCTTGAACCTACCATTTTTAACACTTAAGGATAGTAAATGATTAAATATATATTAACTGCTATTTTAATTTCAAACTTTGCATTTGGTCTTGATTTAAATAATTTATTAAATAATGTAAAGCAAAGTTCAAATAAAGAATTAGTTGAAGAACAAAAAAGATTAGAAGAGTTTTTAAATAACAAAGAGAAACAAAAACAACTTTTAATAAAAACTCAAAATGAATTAAAACAAGAGAATCTAAAAACAAAAAGATTAAAAGCAATAATTGAGCAAAAAGAGAAAGTATTAGCAAAACAAGAAGCTTTATTAAATGTAAAAATTGGAGATTTAGGTGAAATGTTTGGAAGTGTAAGACAAACATCAGCTGATTTTCTTACAAATTATAATAGAGGTTTCACAGCATCACAATTTCCTCAAAAAGAAGAGATATTCACAAAATTTTCTAACTCTAAAAAACTTCCAACAATTGAAGAGTTAACTACTTTTTGGCACACAATGCTAGATGAAATAATCCAAAGTGGAAATATCTCAAAATATAAAGCAAATGTTATTGCTCATAATGGAGAAAAATCTATCAAAGATGTAACAAGAGTAGGATTATTTTCTGCATTTTCTGATGGAAATTATTTAAAATACTCAAATGATATTCATTCACTTGTTGAATTATCTGTTCAACCAAGTTCTAGTTATCAAAGTGAAGCAAAAGATTTTGAAGAGAGTTCAAATGAGATTAAACAAGTTTTAATTGACCCTACAAAAGGTACTTTATTTGAAATGTTAGGAAACAACCCAACACTAATGGATAGAGTAAATCAAGGTGGAATTGTAGGTTATATTATTTTGGTTCTTGGAGTACTTGGAATATTATTTGCTATTTATAAAATAGCTATTTTAAACATCACTCACAATAAAATCAAAAAACAAGAAAAAGATATTTCAAATTATGATGATTCAAACTCATTAGGAGTAATTGCTGGTGTATTTTATAAAAACCAAAATGACTCAATTAATGATTTAGAAATAAAAATAAGTGAAGCTATTTTAAAAGAGACAAATGAGATAAAAAAAGGACAAAGTTTTGTAAAACTACTTGCAGCAGTTACACCTTTACTTGGTCTTTTAGGAACTGTTACAGGTATGATTGCAACATTCCAAGCAATAACTTTATTTGGTACTGGTGACCCAAAACTAATGGCAGGTGGAATTTCAACTGCTTTAATTACAACAGTTTTAGGTTTAGTTACAGCTATTCCATTACTTTTTGCATATACATACATATCTTCAAAATCTGAAGCTATTGTTTCAATATTAGAAGAGCAAAGTATAGGAATGTTAGCAAAAAACTTAAAATAACATGATTGATATATATATAGATAATTTACTTGGCTTTTTTACAAAAGGTGGTTTTGTATTATATATCGTATTTGCAATCGCCCTATTTCTTTGGGCATTGCTAATCGAAAGATATATGTACATAAGTATCGAGTATAAAAAATTTAAAAAAGCTCTATTTGAAGATTTGAAAAATAATCAATTTGAAAAAAAATTCAAAGAAGAGATAAAAAGATATTTGATTGAAGATTCAAATATGAAACTAAAAAGAGGTCTTAGTTTTATTAAGACTTTAATTATAGTTTGCCCATTAGTTGGTCTATTAGGAACTGTTACAGGGATGATAGAAGTTTTTGATGTTATGGCAATAAATGGA
This DNA window, taken from Arcobacter sp. CECT 8986, encodes the following:
- a CDS encoding DUF3450 domain-containing protein, with product MHKKSKVIFFSLILSTSIFADQIDKSMNIIENTNNKLKNYQNKIDRVENDREELLSKYKYTSAELKNTKIYNNQLEKIINSQEKELKDINQQLVDIEKTQKNIFPLMIKMVESLKQLVKMDTPFLIEERTNRIEKLEAALSKSDIKTAEKYRIILEAFKIEYDYANSIETYQDKINSKTFNFLRVGRTALYYQSLDLKDYGYWDKSKKTWVEIDDSSAKSNIRKAIKIAKKQQNVDFLNLPFLTLKDSK
- a CDS encoding MotA/TolQ/ExbB proton channel family protein, which gives rise to MIKYILTAILISNFAFGLDLNNLLNNVKQSSNKELVEEQKRLEEFLNNKEKQKQLLIKTQNELKQENLKTKRLKAIIEQKEKVLAKQEALLNVKIGDLGEMFGSVRQTSADFLTNYNRGFTASQFPQKEEIFTKFSNSKKLPTIEELTTFWHTMLDEIIQSGNISKYKANVIAHNGEKSIKDVTRVGLFSAFSDGNYLKYSNDIHSLVELSVQPSSSYQSEAKDFEESSNEIKQVLIDPTKGTLFEMLGNNPTLMDRVNQGGIVGYIILVLGVLGILFAIYKIAILNITHNKIKKQEKDISNYDDSNSLGVIAGVFYKNQNDSINDLEIKISEAILKETNEIKKGQSFVKLLAAVTPLLGLLGTVTGMIATFQAITLFGTGDPKLMAGGISTALITTVLGLVTAIPLLFAYTYISSKSEAIVSILEEQSIGMLAKNLK
- a CDS encoding MotA/TolQ/ExbB proton channel family protein, whose product is MIDIYIDNLLGFFTKGGFVLYIVFAIALFLWALLIERYMYISIEYKKFKKALFEDLKNNQFEKKFKEEIKRYLIEDSNMKLKRGLSFIKTLIIVCPLVGLLGTVTGMIEVFDVMAINGTSNVKSMANGVSMATIPTMAGMVVALSGILFEKKLELSIKHHTDKLYLEISKVL